From the genome of Cytobacillus firmus, one region includes:
- the folD gene encoding bifunctional methylenetetrahydrofolate dehydrogenase/methenyltetrahydrofolate cyclohydrolase FolD produces the protein MAAELIDGKEIARKKQDRIGAEVQKLKAEGVTPGLAVILAGDNQASRTYVNNKQKTCNKLGMYSMLIELPESVSEQELIRKITELNKSDAIHGILVQLPLPSHINEKAIIETISPEKDVDGFHPINIGRMMTAQDAYIPCTPAGIIEMLESIGADISGKHVVVIGRSNIVGKPAGQLFLNKDATVTYCHSKTANLKEYTKRADILVAAAGKANLITEDHVKNGAIVIDVGMNRNAAGKLCGDVDFETVKHKAGYITPVPGGVGPMTITMLMHNTLKAAKYSISKI, from the coding sequence ATGGCTGCAGAATTAATAGATGGAAAAGAAATTGCAAGAAAGAAACAGGATCGTATCGGTGCTGAAGTGCAAAAGCTTAAGGCAGAAGGAGTCACGCCAGGATTGGCTGTTATTTTAGCTGGGGATAATCAGGCATCCAGAACGTATGTGAATAACAAGCAGAAAACCTGCAATAAGCTGGGCATGTATTCTATGCTTATTGAACTTCCCGAAAGTGTCAGCGAACAAGAGCTTATCAGAAAAATCACTGAGTTAAACAAAAGTGATGCAATCCATGGAATCCTGGTCCAGCTGCCGCTCCCAAGCCATATTAATGAAAAAGCCATCATCGAGACCATATCTCCTGAAAAAGATGTGGATGGATTTCATCCCATAAATATCGGCAGGATGATGACAGCTCAGGATGCCTATATCCCATGTACTCCTGCAGGGATCATTGAAATGCTTGAAAGCATCGGGGCGGACATTTCCGGAAAGCATGTAGTGGTTATTGGCAGAAGCAACATTGTAGGTAAACCTGCAGGGCAGCTGTTTCTTAATAAAGATGCAACTGTCACCTACTGTCACTCGAAAACAGCTAATCTAAAGGAATATACAAAGCGGGCAGATATTCTGGTGGCAGCAGCAGGTAAAGCCAATTTAATTACGGAGGACCATGTTAAAAATGGTGCAATCGTGATTGATGTGGGCATGAATCGAAATGCGGCAGGAAAGCTTTGCGGCGATGTTGATTTCGAGACAGTTAAGCACAAAGCAGGGTATATTACTCCTGTTCCGGGCGGAGTGGGGCCGATGACTATTACCATGTTAATGCATAACACATTAAAGGCAGCAAAGTATTCTATAAGCAAAATCTAA